A part of Thermocrinis albus DSM 14484 genomic DNA contains:
- the carB gene encoding carbamoyl-phosphate synthase large subunit, protein MPKRKDIKKILIIGSGPIVIGQAAEFDYSGTQACKALVEEGYQVVLVNSNPATIMTDPGMAHRTYIEPLTVDILEEIIKVERPDALLPTLGGQTALNLAVKLYEEGVLERYGVELLGASYTAIKKGEDRQLFKKSMERIGLKVPPSAVVSSLEEALQAIKEIGFPAILRPAFTLGGTGGAIAYNMEEFVERLQIALKTSPIHQVLIDKSLIGWKEYEFEVVRDRKDNVIIVCSIENFDPMGVHTGDSITVAPAQTLTDKEYQILRDACIQIMREVGVDTGGSNIQFAVNPENGDFYVIEMNPRVSRSSALASKATGFPIAKVAAKLAVGYTLDELRNDITRHTPASFEPSIDYVVVKIPRFDFAKFPEADRTLTTMMKSVGEVMAIGRTFKEAFLKAVRSLEMDRFGLTTLSMNNLHDEDLKRMLRTPNPDRIWHIAEAFRRGWHVEEVHQLTYIDKWFLYQIWELVEFEKLWKDAPISEELLRKAKELGFSDRELAQMKGMKEEDIRSLRYSYRIIPSFKGVDTCAGEFVAYTPYYYSSYERPFYTIEGETILDED, encoded by the coding sequence ATGCCGAAGAGAAAGGATATTAAAAAGATACTCATCATAGGTTCCGGTCCCATCGTCATAGGTCAGGCTGCGGAGTTTGATTATTCAGGTACTCAAGCTTGCAAAGCCTTGGTGGAAGAAGGATATCAGGTGGTATTGGTAAACTCTAACCCAGCCACCATAATGACAGATCCGGGTATGGCCCACAGAACCTACATAGAACCTCTGACGGTGGATATTCTGGAAGAAATAATAAAAGTAGAACGCCCAGATGCGCTTTTGCCTACCTTGGGAGGACAGACAGCCCTCAACTTAGCGGTAAAGTTATATGAGGAGGGAGTGCTCGAAAGGTACGGCGTGGAACTTCTGGGAGCTAGTTACACAGCCATAAAGAAAGGTGAAGACAGACAGCTGTTCAAAAAGTCTATGGAGAGAATAGGTCTTAAGGTTCCTCCCAGCGCGGTGGTTTCTTCCCTGGAAGAGGCTCTGCAGGCTATAAAGGAGATAGGATTCCCAGCTATACTACGTCCTGCCTTCACCCTCGGAGGGACGGGAGGAGCCATAGCCTATAACATGGAGGAATTTGTAGAAAGGTTACAGATAGCCCTCAAGACTTCTCCCATACATCAGGTACTCATAGACAAGTCCCTGATAGGATGGAAGGAGTACGAGTTTGAAGTGGTACGTGACAGGAAGGACAACGTCATAATAGTCTGCAGCATAGAGAACTTTGATCCTATGGGTGTTCACACGGGAGACTCCATCACGGTGGCACCAGCCCAGACCCTCACCGACAAGGAGTACCAGATACTGAGAGATGCCTGTATACAGATAATGCGGGAGGTTGGTGTAGATACGGGAGGTTCTAACATACAGTTTGCCGTAAATCCCGAAAACGGTGACTTTTACGTGATAGAGATGAACCCACGAGTCTCTCGCTCCTCTGCGCTGGCTTCCAAAGCTACCGGTTTCCCTATAGCCAAGGTGGCTGCCAAACTGGCTGTAGGCTACACCTTGGACGAACTTAGGAACGATATAACCCGTCACACGCCCGCTTCCTTTGAGCCGTCAATAGATTACGTGGTAGTCAAGATACCTCGCTTTGACTTTGCCAAGTTTCCCGAGGCTGACAGAACTCTCACCACCATGATGAAATCAGTGGGAGAGGTTATGGCCATAGGAAGGACCTTTAAGGAAGCTTTCCTCAAGGCGGTGAGAAGCTTAGAGATGGATCGCTTTGGACTCACCACACTTTCCATGAACAACCTTCATGACGAAGATCTAAAGAGGATGCTGAGGACACCCAACCCAGACAGGATATGGCATATAGCGGAGGCCTTCCGTAGAGGGTGGCACGTGGAGGAGGTACATCAACTGACCTACATAGACAAATGGTTCCTTTATCAGATCTGGGAGCTGGTAGAGTTTGAAAAACTCTGGAAAGATGCACCTATAAGCGAAGAGCTTTTGAGAAAGGCCAAGGAGCTGGGTTTTTCCGACAGGGAGCTGGCACAGATGAAGGGCATGAAGGAAGAAGATATCAGAAGCCTAAGGTACTCTTACCGTATAATCCCCTCCTTCAAAGGTGTGGACACATGCGCCGGTGAGTTTGTAGCTTACACACCTTATTACTACTCCTCCTACGAAAGACCTTTCTACACTATAGAAGGAGAAACCATCTTGGACGAGGACTGA
- a CDS encoding aspartate-semialdehyde dehydrogenase, whose translation MGLKVAVVGATGEVGRAFLRVMEERNFPVEELFLFASERSEGLTLTFKGESFKVRALSKQDSFKGIDIALFSAGSSVSREYAPRFARDGVVVIDNSSAWRLEPDVPLVVPEVNPEDVKNHRGIIANPNCSTIQMVVALKPIYDVAGVEAVVVSTYQSVSGAGAKAIRELQDQVKAWCKGEPLPPPSALPATIAFNVVPHIDVFTENGYTKEEMKMFHETRKIMHDDNIRVSATTVRVPVFYGHSEAVTVKLKKPLEPETATALLKEAPGVVVVEDTYATALQVAGRDEVFVSRVRKDLVFDPGLSMWVVADNIRKGAATNAVQIAELLLEYELVKTC comes from the coding sequence ATGGGTCTGAAGGTGGCCGTTGTGGGTGCAACTGGTGAAGTGGGAAGGGCTTTCCTTAGGGTAATGGAGGAGAGAAACTTCCCGGTGGAAGAACTTTTCCTCTTTGCCTCCGAAAGATCGGAAGGTTTAACCCTCACCTTCAAAGGAGAGAGTTTTAAGGTGAGAGCTTTGTCCAAACAGGATTCCTTCAAGGGGATAGATATAGCCCTCTTCTCCGCAGGGAGTTCGGTGAGCAGAGAGTATGCTCCCAGATTTGCACGGGACGGTGTTGTGGTCATAGACAACTCCTCTGCGTGGAGATTAGAGCCGGACGTTCCTTTGGTAGTGCCGGAAGTCAACCCGGAAGATGTTAAGAACCACAGGGGTATAATAGCCAATCCCAACTGCTCTACCATACAGATGGTGGTGGCATTAAAACCCATATACGATGTAGCCGGTGTAGAGGCGGTGGTGGTGTCCACCTACCAGTCAGTTTCCGGAGCCGGTGCCAAGGCCATAAGGGAACTGCAAGATCAGGTAAAAGCATGGTGTAAGGGAGAGCCCTTACCTCCACCCTCTGCTCTTCCAGCCACCATAGCCTTTAACGTGGTCCCCCACATAGATGTTTTTACGGAAAATGGATACACGAAGGAAGAGATGAAGATGTTCCACGAGACTAGGAAGATAATGCACGACGATAACATACGTGTGTCCGCCACCACCGTCAGAGTTCCCGTTTTCTACGGCCATTCTGAGGCTGTTACCGTTAAACTTAAAAAGCCACTGGAACCTGAGACGGCAACAGCCCTCCTTAAAGAAGCACCCGGTGTGGTGGTAGTAGAAGATACTTACGCCACAGCCCTTCAGGTGGCCGGTAGGGATGAGGTTTTCGTGAGTAGAGTGAGAAAGGATCTTGTCTTTGATCCTGGGCTCTCCATGTGGGTGGTGGCCGACAACATCCGTAAAGGTGCTGCCACTAACGCTGTTCAGATAGCGGAGTTGCTTTTAGAGTACGAGTTGGTGAAGACATGCTGA
- a CDS encoding CBS domain-containing protein — protein sequence MRELDLSELATGVPKVDYDLGIPEALRSLDEHRIFDFLVVVKDSKPVGIVYRKDLLLSQGRKDLRVGDIALPLPKIRTFRSSPENLLGLLDFFAFSRKPLLVVDKRGQYLGVLFYHVLLHYMSSYRQVTVPIFQKLRKLFGQDYHLCVFYLKDVKGFREHFGSAKEEGLYRILYEDVKDHIDGDVMQSQDEREIYALSKRKLSPEEVKAIMEEFHKEFSLLYAEINPVHVVGFDIGLKDVKSYEEFWNIYSQLKNRLKSVHGSSFFVFHGLQPVVVTCEYPLRQQIMKIKEKIKEDFLSIVEELKRTEKDLWEYILYDVFKKFPYFELFYIMNEKGLQISNNVVNPKANYVVKTGKKGADRSQKIYFKKAMEEGLYVSEIYISQATDDFCITVSAKFQYGQKVFVLAGDINYREIHRLVKEYSQKL from the coding sequence ATGAGGGAGCTGGATCTTTCGGAGCTGGCCACAGGTGTGCCGAAGGTAGACTATGACTTAGGCATACCGGAAGCTCTGAGGAGCTTAGATGAGCACAGAATATTTGATTTTTTGGTGGTGGTTAAAGACAGTAAACCTGTAGGTATTGTCTACAGGAAAGACCTACTTCTTTCGCAGGGAAGGAAGGACCTGAGGGTGGGGGACATAGCCCTTCCACTACCCAAGATAAGGACTTTTCGCTCCTCTCCCGAAAACCTTTTAGGACTTCTCGACTTTTTTGCCTTCAGTAGAAAACCATTACTGGTGGTAGATAAAAGGGGACAGTATCTGGGTGTTCTTTTCTACCACGTTCTCTTACACTATATGAGTTCGTACCGACAGGTAACGGTGCCTATTTTCCAAAAACTGAGGAAGCTCTTCGGTCAAGATTACCACCTGTGTGTTTTTTATCTCAAAGATGTGAAAGGTTTCAGGGAACATTTTGGCTCTGCTAAAGAAGAAGGCCTATACCGTATCCTGTACGAAGATGTGAAGGATCACATAGATGGGGACGTCATGCAGTCCCAGGATGAGAGAGAGATATACGCCCTCTCCAAGAGAAAACTTTCACCAGAGGAGGTAAAGGCTATAATGGAGGAGTTTCACAAAGAGTTCTCCCTCCTCTATGCGGAGATTAACCCAGTCCATGTGGTGGGCTTTGATATAGGTCTAAAGGATGTTAAAAGTTACGAAGAGTTCTGGAATATCTACTCCCAGCTTAAAAACAGACTCAAGAGTGTTCACGGCAGTTCTTTCTTTGTGTTTCACGGCCTTCAGCCCGTTGTGGTTACATGTGAGTATCCCCTGCGCCAGCAGATAATGAAGATAAAGGAAAAGATAAAAGAAGACTTCCTCAGTATAGTGGAGGAGCTCAAAAGAACGGAAAAAGATCTCTGGGAATATATCCTTTACGATGTCTTTAAAAAGTTTCCCTACTTTGAACTTTTCTACATAATGAACGAGAAAGGTCTACAGATATCCAACAACGTGGTGAATCCTAAAGCTAACTATGTAGTGAAGACAGGTAAAAAGGGGGCAGACAGATCTCAGAAGATTTACTTTAAAAAAGCTATGGAAGAAGGTCTTTATGTGTCGGAGATATACATATCTCAGGCTACTGACGACTTTTGTATAACCGTCTCTGCCAAATTCCAGTATGGACAGAAGGTCTTCGTCCTGGCAGGTGATATCAACTACAGAGAGATTCACAGACTGGTGAAAGAGTATTCTCAAAAACTATGA
- a CDS encoding LL-diaminopimelate aminotransferase, with product MWSFSQRIQQLPPYLFAQIDRKKREKIAQGADVIDLGVGDPDLPTPEPIVRAMQKAVENPQHHRYPSYEGMFSFRQAVSDWYKRRFGVELDPEKEVIALIGSKEGIAHFPLAFVDPGDVVLCPDPAYPVYKIGTIFAGGEPYFLPLKEENGFLPDFRSVPQDVLKRAKIIWVNYPNNPTSVTATLDFYKELVEWAHQHNIIVASDLAYSEVYFGEEKPPSILQVEGAKEVAIEFHSLSKTFNMTGWRIGMAVGNRRLIEGLGKVKTNVDSGQFQAIQEAAIAALSLPEEALKPIRDTYAERRRVMTEALKNIGLEVVPSEATFYLWVKVPKGYTSAQFVERLLDECAIVCTPGNGFGEAGEGYFRISLTVPTHRLLEAADRIGKLKL from the coding sequence ATGTGGAGTTTCTCTCAGCGTATTCAGCAACTTCCACCTTACCTGTTTGCCCAGATAGACAGAAAGAAAAGGGAGAAAATAGCCCAGGGTGCTGATGTCATTGATCTGGGTGTAGGGGATCCGGACCTTCCCACCCCAGAACCCATAGTGAGGGCCATGCAGAAAGCTGTGGAAAACCCCCAACATCACCGGTATCCCTCTTATGAGGGAATGTTCTCCTTCCGGCAAGCGGTGTCCGATTGGTACAAAAGACGTTTCGGTGTGGAACTGGACCCCGAAAAGGAAGTGATAGCTCTGATAGGATCTAAGGAAGGTATAGCCCACTTTCCTCTGGCCTTCGTGGATCCCGGTGATGTGGTTCTGTGTCCTGATCCAGCCTACCCTGTTTACAAAATAGGTACCATCTTTGCGGGGGGAGAGCCTTACTTTTTACCTCTGAAGGAGGAGAACGGCTTTCTTCCTGACTTCAGAAGTGTTCCCCAGGATGTTCTCAAAAGAGCCAAGATCATTTGGGTAAACTATCCCAACAACCCCACCTCTGTCACCGCCACCTTGGACTTCTACAAGGAGTTGGTGGAGTGGGCCCATCAGCACAACATAATAGTGGCCTCTGATCTTGCCTACTCAGAGGTGTACTTTGGAGAGGAGAAGCCACCCTCTATACTACAGGTAGAGGGAGCAAAGGAGGTGGCTATAGAGTTTCACTCCCTCTCCAAAACCTTCAACATGACGGGGTGGCGTATAGGTATGGCCGTTGGCAACAGAAGACTGATAGAGGGACTTGGAAAGGTTAAGACCAACGTAGATTCCGGGCAGTTTCAAGCTATACAGGAGGCTGCCATAGCGGCCCTTAGTCTTCCTGAAGAAGCCTTAAAGCCCATAAGGGATACCTATGCCGAGAGAAGGAGGGTCATGACGGAAGCTTTGAAAAACATAGGCTTGGAGGTTGTACCCTCCGAAGCCACCTTTTACCTGTGGGTGAAAGTGCCAAAAGGTTACACCTCCGCTCAGTTTGTGGAGAGACTTCTGGACGAGTGCGCCATAGTGTGTACACCCGGTAATGGCTTTGGAGAAGCTGGAGAAGGCTACTTCCGTATCTCCCTCACTGTCCCTACACACAGACTTCTTGAAGCCGCAGACAGGATAGGTAAACTAAAGCTGTGA
- the hisIE gene encoding bifunctional phosphoribosyl-AMP cyclohydrolase/phosphoribosyl-ATP diphosphatase HisIE has product MKYSADVLDSIRWNEEGLVVVVAQDYNTGEVRMVAWANREALLKTLETGFAHYYSRSRRSLWKKGETSGQLQRVLQVRVDCDGDAVLYIIHQEQGVACHTGERNCFFRSIDGSKVTKPLPFEVLARLQEVIEDRLLKKPQDSYTVKIYMEGEDRILQKLGEEAVESLLALKGGDPQRIKEELSDLLYFMVLSLTTKGVSVAEVMEELSRRFKTSE; this is encoded by the coding sequence TTGAAGTATTCGGCTGATGTTTTAGACAGCATAAGGTGGAACGAGGAAGGCCTCGTAGTGGTGGTGGCTCAGGATTATAACACCGGTGAGGTGCGTATGGTGGCATGGGCCAACCGGGAGGCTCTTCTGAAAACCTTGGAGACAGGATTCGCCCATTACTACTCGCGTTCGCGGAGATCTCTCTGGAAAAAAGGTGAGACTTCAGGTCAGCTCCAGAGGGTGTTACAGGTTCGGGTAGACTGTGATGGTGATGCGGTACTGTATATAATCCATCAAGAACAGGGTGTTGCCTGTCATACAGGGGAGAGAAACTGCTTTTTTAGAAGCATAGACGGATCTAAGGTAACTAAGCCACTACCTTTTGAGGTCTTGGCACGCCTCCAAGAGGTCATAGAGGACCGCCTCCTCAAAAAACCTCAAGATTCCTACACAGTCAAAATCTACATGGAGGGAGAGGACCGCATTCTCCAGAAGCTGGGTGAGGAAGCTGTGGAGAGCCTTTTGGCCCTCAAAGGGGGAGATCCCCAAAGAATCAAAGAAGAACTGTCTGATCTTCTCTACTTTATGGTACTGTCCCTAACCACTAAAGGGGTGTCGGTGGCAGAAGTGATGGAAGAACTTTCAAGGCGTTTCAAAACTTCAGAATGA
- a CDS encoding Mov34/MPN/PAD-1 family protein, which translates to MLRIKASALQKILAQAERDYPYETCGLLLGKWDKDVRIAFGAYETPNKSPNRKEDRYEIDPLDYMKAEEKAKQFGLEIVGVYHSHPDHPDRPSTVDEERAFEGWSYIIVSVSKGKSVSYRSWELVEGKFREEAVEVFG; encoded by the coding sequence ATGCTGAGGATAAAGGCTTCCGCTTTACAGAAGATATTGGCTCAGGCTGAGAGGGACTACCCTTACGAAACGTGTGGTCTTCTACTGGGTAAATGGGACAAGGATGTAAGGATCGCTTTTGGAGCTTACGAAACACCCAACAAGAGCCCCAACAGGAAGGAGGACCGGTACGAAATAGATCCTCTGGACTACATGAAGGCGGAAGAAAAAGCAAAGCAGTTTGGTCTTGAGATAGTAGGTGTCTACCACTCGCACCCTGATCATCCCGACAGACCCTCAACCGTAGATGAGGAGAGAGCTTTTGAAGGCTGGTCTTACATCATAGTGTCTGTAAGTAAAGGCAAGAGTGTATCTTACCGCAGTTGGGAACTGGTGGAGGGTAAGTTCAGGGAGGAAGCCGTTGAAGTATTCGGCTGA
- a CDS encoding ArnT family glycosyltransferase, which produces MLLYLLVALIIFLQFYHLGSFQVWIPNESFYAYASRHMMEYGDFITPYYNGEVRLNKPPMTYWLAVVGYWLLGCNEWGLRIMHVFLSLLTGVLTAVIAYELTSNTKVGILSFAVLTTSFLFFANGRYVSPEVPLTFFVTATLWGWLMYYRKRNWVFLVLAFLFATGGVLTKGPVAFAMPALVVLLYLLLTDPKELTKKSYYFLGIFFFFVSMWWHAFQLIFHREEFLKVFYEENLKRVWGGEDPWYFYLLDTLVSFLPYSFLFYLAVVWFVKERRKELTFPFVWFLVYFLIFSIIKQKIPVYVLPAYPAMAVLTAAFLEDTKMEKVKTPSVYFLSYLMGIAYLILVLYLGLSYLFLLAVPLFFLAPKLTHSYAPLLSGILFLFLLIGGVLPWLETYRPYRDLGSYIKHLDPAGKLPVYELTYFHHNLPFYAERNIIRNKMPVKGSIVIYPLSGGFVCSPSRTFVMYTGSESRLLRYILDAKKGKRFETFGVCVYN; this is translated from the coding sequence ATGCTCCTGTACTTGCTCGTGGCTCTTATTATATTTCTCCAGTTTTACCATTTGGGGAGTTTTCAGGTGTGGATACCTAACGAGTCTTTCTATGCCTATGCCTCCCGCCATATGATGGAGTATGGGGATTTTATAACACCTTATTACAACGGTGAGGTGAGGCTCAACAAACCTCCCATGACCTATTGGCTTGCTGTGGTAGGCTACTGGCTTCTGGGATGCAACGAATGGGGGCTTAGGATAATGCATGTCTTCCTTTCTTTACTTACAGGAGTGCTTACCGCCGTAATAGCTTATGAGCTTACATCTAACACGAAGGTGGGTATTCTTTCCTTTGCCGTTCTTACCACTTCTTTCCTCTTTTTTGCTAACGGTAGGTATGTATCACCAGAAGTTCCTCTCACCTTCTTCGTAACAGCCACTCTATGGGGATGGCTCATGTACTACAGAAAGAGAAACTGGGTGTTCCTGGTTTTGGCTTTTCTTTTTGCAACGGGGGGCGTTCTCACAAAGGGACCCGTTGCTTTTGCAATGCCCGCTTTGGTGGTACTGCTTTATCTTCTTCTTACGGATCCCAAAGAGCTTACTAAAAAAAGTTACTACTTTCTGGGAATCTTCTTCTTTTTTGTCAGTATGTGGTGGCATGCCTTTCAGCTAATTTTTCACAGAGAAGAGTTTTTGAAAGTTTTCTATGAGGAGAATCTAAAGCGCGTTTGGGGTGGAGAAGATCCTTGGTATTTTTATCTTTTGGACACACTGGTGAGTTTTCTTCCTTACTCCTTCCTTTTCTACTTGGCTGTGGTGTGGTTTGTGAAGGAAAGAAGAAAGGAACTCACCTTTCCCTTCGTTTGGTTTTTGGTGTACTTTCTGATTTTCAGCATCATTAAGCAGAAGATACCTGTGTATGTTCTGCCGGCTTACCCTGCTATGGCGGTTCTCACAGCCGCCTTTCTGGAAGACACTAAGATGGAGAAGGTAAAAACTCCATCCGTTTATTTTCTCAGTTATCTTATGGGAATCGCTTATCTGATCTTAGTTTTATACCTGGGGCTCAGTTATCTCTTTCTGTTGGCCGTTCCCCTCTTCTTTCTGGCACCTAAATTGACACACAGTTACGCTCCACTCCTTTCGGGAATCCTTTTCCTCTTTCTGCTGATAGGTGGTGTGTTGCCATGGTTAGAAACTTACAGACCATATAGGGATCTAGGTAGCTACATAAAGCACCTTGATCCTGCCGGCAAACTACCGGTGTATGAACTCACCTACTTTCACCACAATCTTCCCTTTTATGCAGAGAGAAACATAATAAGAAACAAGATGCCTGTAAAAGGTTCCATAGTTATATATCCCCTCAGTGGAGGTTTTGTCTGCAGTCCTTCCAGAACTTTCGTCATGTACACAGGCTCCGAGTCTAGGCTGCTACGCTACATACTGGATGCCAAAAAGGGTAAAAGATTTGAAACCTTCGGTGTATGTGTGTATAATTAG
- a CDS encoding dihydroorotate dehydrogenase: protein MFPILEKSLLREDFLLLKIRAPHLLSAKPGQLVILQPHELSERIPVCILDLWEEGFWCLLQVVGRTTLQIKEEVESFYYVGGPIGKPFPIKNYGKVVFYTTGWGVAPAFNVGRALKKEGCSLQLFYTGPGEPPMYHKLREVFEVIETQETPPPVDADLWVSAGSNELSRYLVSLGKGVPHIALVNTYMLDAVGLCLVCRVTVKGSTQLACVDGPWFPAEEVDWENLLERETLYRQEEELALEEYLKELRRRKNKPAEV from the coding sequence ATGTTTCCTATTTTGGAAAAGAGTCTGTTGAGGGAAGACTTCCTTCTTCTGAAGATAAGAGCCCCCCACCTTCTCTCTGCGAAGCCGGGACAACTGGTCATACTGCAGCCCCATGAGCTTTCTGAAAGGATACCGGTATGTATTTTGGATTTATGGGAAGAAGGTTTTTGGTGCCTCCTGCAGGTGGTGGGAAGGACAACACTCCAGATAAAGGAGGAGGTGGAGAGTTTCTACTACGTGGGTGGTCCAATAGGTAAACCATTTCCCATCAAAAACTACGGTAAGGTTGTCTTTTACACAACAGGGTGGGGTGTGGCACCTGCTTTTAACGTAGGCAGAGCCCTTAAGAAGGAGGGGTGTTCTCTGCAGCTTTTTTACACAGGTCCCGGCGAACCTCCTATGTATCATAAGCTGAGGGAGGTTTTTGAAGTGATAGAGACTCAAGAGACACCACCTCCCGTAGATGCGGACCTTTGGGTGTCTGCAGGTAGTAACGAGCTTTCCCGTTATCTTGTCAGTCTGGGTAAGGGTGTTCCCCACATAGCTCTTGTAAACACCTACATGCTGGATGCGGTTGGCTTGTGTCTCGTCTGTCGGGTTACAGTGAAAGGAAGCACACAACTGGCCTGTGTGGATGGACCTTGGTTCCCGGCGGAAGAGGTAGATTGGGAGAACCTTCTGGAGAGAGAAACCTTGTACCGTCAAGAAGAAGAGTTGGCTTTAGAAGAGTATCTTAAAGAGCTTAGAAGGAGAAAAAACAAACCTGCGGAGGTCTGA
- the aroA gene encoding 3-phosphoshikimate 1-carboxyvinyltransferase: MLKVRKVKKVRGELRVPSDKSVSHRAVILSAMAEGESVVHDWLISADTLATLRAVRALGTKVQRKGATLRIWGRAMRFQEPSDVLNAQNSGTTARLLMGLLATQPFFSTITGDSSLRKRPMLRVVEPLRQMGAWLDGRERGNKLPVSVRGGTLKGISFFNVKASAQVKSAILLAGLGAEGYTQVEEPVLSRDHTERMLKLFGVEVLTLDTEKGRMVKIEGGQIPKSAEVFCPADPSSAAFFVALALLVDDSEVLLKDVMVNPTRDGFFRKVRQMGGEIYYENLREISGEPIADIRVVGGRKLKGVEVKGEEVPSLIDEIPVLSVLMALAEGRSRVKGASELRVKESDRIRAVVENLRSMGAKVEELEDGFEIEGVSSLKGAFIKTYGDHRIAMAFTVAGLVAEGETVIDNPHCVAVSYPDFYRDLAGITEMSF, from the coding sequence ATGCTTAAAGTTAGGAAAGTAAAGAAAGTAAGGGGTGAGTTAAGGGTTCCCTCTGACAAATCTGTGTCCCACAGGGCGGTTATACTGTCCGCCATGGCAGAGGGAGAGAGTGTAGTACACGACTGGCTTATATCTGCAGACACCCTTGCGACTCTTAGGGCTGTAAGAGCCTTAGGAACAAAGGTTCAGAGGAAAGGCGCCACCCTTCGCATATGGGGAAGGGCCATGCGCTTCCAAGAACCCTCTGATGTGTTGAATGCCCAGAACTCAGGGACAACTGCAAGACTACTGATGGGTCTTTTGGCTACTCAGCCTTTTTTTTCCACCATAACGGGAGACAGCAGTCTCAGGAAAAGACCTATGCTGAGGGTTGTGGAGCCTCTACGTCAGATGGGTGCATGGTTGGATGGCAGAGAGAGGGGAAACAAACTTCCCGTAAGTGTGAGAGGAGGAACTTTAAAGGGTATAAGCTTCTTCAACGTCAAGGCATCTGCTCAAGTGAAGTCTGCTATCCTGCTAGCAGGTTTGGGTGCTGAGGGGTACACGCAGGTGGAGGAACCTGTCCTCTCCAGAGATCACACAGAGAGGATGCTAAAGCTCTTTGGTGTAGAGGTTCTTACCTTGGACACAGAGAAGGGTAGGATGGTGAAGATAGAAGGTGGGCAGATACCTAAGAGCGCAGAGGTTTTTTGTCCCGCTGATCCATCTTCCGCTGCTTTCTTCGTGGCGTTGGCTCTTTTGGTGGATGACTCCGAGGTGCTCCTCAAGGATGTTATGGTTAATCCCACCCGTGATGGTTTCTTTAGGAAAGTGAGACAGATGGGAGGGGAGATATACTACGAGAATCTAAGAGAGATCTCGGGAGAACCTATAGCGGACATTAGAGTTGTAGGAGGTAGAAAACTCAAAGGCGTGGAAGTGAAGGGAGAGGAAGTACCATCCCTCATAGATGAGATTCCTGTTTTGTCAGTGCTGATGGCTCTTGCTGAAGGGAGATCAAGGGTAAAAGGTGCTTCTGAGCTCAGGGTGAAAGAGAGTGACCGTATCAGAGCGGTGGTGGAAAATCTCAGAAGCATGGGCGCTAAAGTGGAGGAACTGGAGGATGGTTTTGAGATAGAGGGGGTTTCTTCCCTGAAAGGTGCCTTTATAAAAACTTACGGAGATCACAGAATAGCCATGGCTTTTACAGTGGCGGGTCTCGTGGCGGAGGGTGAAACTGTTATAGACAATCCCCACTGTGTGGCTGTGTCGTATCCGGACTTTTACAGGGATCTTGCTGGTATAACTGAGATGTCATTCTGA